Within the Anaerohalosphaeraceae bacterium genome, the region AATAATCTCGCTGATGGGTTCCGGAAACGTCCAGTGATAGCCGGGCTGCTTGATTCGCTCATCCCCCTGGCCCTGAACCTTGCCGAAAACCAGCACCAGTGCCTGTTCGTTGGGCTCCACGCTGAAAAACCCGCTGGCCAGAAACAAAACCGCCACCGCCGCCATGATGACTTTCAAAATCAGAAAACTCAGCCGCAGGGCATCCGCCAGCGATTTCTGACCGGGCTGGAGCAGTTCCGGCTCCCCCGCCGTCCGCTGTTCGTTATTCAGACCTGATACCGTTCGTTCGTCCATAGCCGCTTGCCGTCCTCCGGTCAGGGTTGTTTGGTTTCCAGACTCGGCCGCTTTTTCAGCAGAGAAAACGGTTCCACATCCGTTCCCAATACCAGCGTCGTGCGCTCTTTGAGAATCCGCTTGAGCGACTCCAAATCCCGCAGGAACATCGCCAGTTCCGGGTCGGCCTCCAGTTCCTTATAGTACCGGGCCGCTTCGGCATCTCCCGCTCCGCGAATCGCCTGCGCCCGGCTTTCGGCCACCGCCAGCAGTTCCTTCTGCTTAGCCTCTGCTTCACTGCGAATCCGGTCGGCTTCCGCATTGCCCGCCGCCACAATCGTATCCGTCTTGACCTTCCGGTCCGCCTTCATCCGCTCAAACACATCCTGCGTGACTTTCTCCGGCACCATCAGGCGCTTGATGCCCGCCAGCCGCACATCCACCCCATAATTGGCCGCCGCCTGCTGCTGCAGCGCCGCCGTAATCTCCTGCTCAATCTCTTCAAACCGAAGCTTGGACGGGTCCGTATTTACAAAATCGCTGAACGGATGCCGGCCCACCACCGTATTGGCCGCATTCTGCAGCTGCACCCGCAGCTTCTCCTGCGCCCCGTCAATGTCCTGCACACTCGTCAAAAACCGCAGCGGGTCGCCGATCCGCCAAATCAGATAACTGACAATAATGATCGGCTCGCCGCCCGCCGTAGCCGTCTCCTGCATCTGAACCTCCAGCAGACGGCTGCGGGAATCAAACCGATGAACCCGATGAATCGGAATCGGCCAGCGAAAATACAAGCCCGGCTCCGTAATCGAACGCACCGGATTGCCGAAACACGTCACCAGGGCGCTTTCCGTCTGACGAACCTGGAAGGTAAAGCCCACAAACCCGAGAATCGTCAGAATCACCAGCAGAAATATGATACCCCATACATTCTTCATACACGCATCCCTATTTTCTCAGAACAGAATCCAGATTCATTTCATACAGACCGGTCGCCATCTTGTCCTCCAGGTTCAAAATATAAATTTCCTGGTCCGCCGGCTCGGTCGCGACAACAAATTTTCGAATCGAAGGCAGCGATTCCTCCAGAATCTGCAGACGGCGGAACCGCTGAAAGAGCTTGCCGCCGGCCTGATGGGCCTTGACTTGCCCGGCAAAACGAAGCCCTTCGCCTTTGGCCCGGGCTGTCCGCTCAAACGCATAAGCCTCTGCCTGCCGCAGTGTGGAAAACAGCTTGCCCTGGGCCTGATGAATGATCGATTCCATCTCCTGCACAAGGGTCTCCGCTCGGGCTGCATCCGACTCCTGATAGGCCCTGGAAATCTGCCGA harbors:
- a CDS encoding protease modulator HflC gives rise to the protein MKNVWGIIFLLVILTILGFVGFTFQVRQTESALVTCFGNPVRSITEPGLYFRWPIPIHRVHRFDSRSRLLEVQMQETATAGGEPIIIVSYLIWRIGDPLRFLTSVQDIDGAQEKLRVQLQNAANTVVGRHPFSDFVNTDPSKLRFEEIEQEITAALQQQAAANYGVDVRLAGIKRLMVPEKVTQDVFERMKADRKVKTDTIVAAGNAEADRIRSEAEAKQKELLAVAESRAQAIRGAGDAEAARYYKELEADPELAMFLRDLESLKRILKERTTLVLGTDVEPFSLLKKRPSLETKQP